From Aestuariirhabdus haliotis, one genomic window encodes:
- a CDS encoding MFS transporter, whose product MNHWLQRKSWQTPVGLLVLMSMAMPLAFASWQTLLNNFVVNEAGFNGADIGILQSLREVPGFLAFTAVFVLLVIREQRFALISLALLGLGVALTGWFPSVIGLYCTTVLMSVGFHYFETVKTSLSLQWLGHGEAPRILGQLIAVGSFSSLFVYCAIWVMSEWLQLGYASMYMVGGGLALLIVLFCATAFPDFPQPHTQHKHLVLRQRYWLYYALTFMSGARRQIFVVFAGFMMVEKFDYGVGEIALLFIINHLFNLFFAARIGGLIGRIGERRALVIEYVGLIAVFAGYAFVEVAWLAGTLYVVDHLFFALAIAIKTYFQKIADPADIASTAGVAFTINHIAAVVIPALFGIIWLSSPSSVFLIGAAMAFVSLLLACNVPQHPEPSRIAVMGNATPAP is encoded by the coding sequence ATGAACCATTGGCTACAACGAAAATCCTGGCAAACCCCGGTGGGGCTGCTGGTTTTGATGTCGATGGCCATGCCGTTGGCGTTTGCGAGTTGGCAAACCCTACTCAACAACTTTGTCGTTAATGAAGCCGGCTTTAATGGTGCTGATATAGGTATTTTGCAGAGCTTGCGTGAGGTGCCTGGGTTTCTCGCTTTCACCGCAGTGTTTGTTCTGCTGGTCATTCGAGAGCAGCGTTTCGCCCTTATCTCACTCGCTTTGCTTGGGTTGGGAGTCGCGCTGACCGGGTGGTTCCCCTCAGTAATAGGGCTTTATTGCACCACTGTCTTGATGTCGGTGGGGTTCCACTATTTTGAAACAGTAAAAACTTCGCTTTCACTGCAATGGCTAGGGCATGGGGAGGCGCCTCGTATTTTAGGGCAGCTGATAGCCGTAGGCTCTTTCAGCTCGTTGTTTGTTTATTGCGCAATCTGGGTCATGAGCGAATGGTTGCAACTGGGTTACGCCAGCATGTATATGGTGGGGGGAGGGCTGGCTTTATTGATTGTGCTCTTTTGTGCGACGGCGTTCCCGGACTTTCCCCAACCGCATACTCAGCACAAACATCTTGTTCTTCGACAGCGTTATTGGCTCTATTACGCATTAACCTTTATGAGTGGTGCCCGACGCCAGATTTTTGTCGTATTTGCCGGCTTTATGATGGTCGAAAAATTTGACTATGGGGTTGGTGAAATTGCATTGCTGTTTATTATCAATCACCTGTTCAATCTTTTTTTTGCGGCCCGTATCGGTGGCTTGATCGGTCGTATCGGAGAGCGCAGGGCCCTGGTGATCGAGTATGTAGGTCTGATCGCCGTGTTTGCGGGTTATGCTTTTGTTGAAGTGGCCTGGTTGGCGGGGACTCTCTACGTGGTCGATCATCTGTTTTTTGCCCTGGCGATAGCGATTAAGACCTATTTTCAGAAAATTGCTGATCCTGCAGATATTGCATCTACCGCCGGAGTGGCATTTACCATTAACCATATCGCGGCCGTCGTTATACCGGCATTATTTGGCATAATATGGCTGAGCTCCCCCTCATCGGTATTTTTGATCGGAGCTGCGATGGCGTTTGTTTCGCTATTGCTGGCTTGTAATGTGCCCCAGCACCCCGAACCATCCCGTATAGCGGTAATGGGTAATGCAACTCCGGCACCTTAA